CTCCAGAATTCAGATAAGAGCCCGCTCCTGAATTCagccatgagcccgctccagaatACAGCCATGAGCCCTCTCCAGAATTCAAAtaagagcccactccagaaTTCAGCCATGAGCCCACTCCAGAATTCAGATAAGAGCCCACTTCAGAGTTCAGCCATGAGTCCTCTCCAGAATACAGCCATGAGCCATCTCCAGAATTCAAATAAGAGCCCGCTCCCGAATTCAGCCAAGAGCCCACTCCAGAATTCAAATAAGAGCCCGCTCCCGAATTCAGCCATGAGCCCACTCCAGAAATCAGCCATGAGCCCACTCCAGAATTCAGATAAGAGCCCACTTCAGAGTTCAGCCATGAGTCCTCTCCAGAATACAGCCATGAGCCCTCTCCAGAATTCAAATAAGAGCCCGCTCCCGAATTCAGCCAAGAGCCCACTCCAGAATTCAAATAAGAGCCCGCTCCCGAATTCAGCCAAGAGCCCCCTCCAGAATTCAGATAAGAGCCCGCTCCTGAATTCAGCCATGAGCCCACTCCAGAATTCAGCCATGAGCCCCCTCCAGAATTCAGCCAAGAGCCCTCTCCCGAATTCAGCCATGCGCCCGCTCCAGAATTCAAATAAGAGCCCGCTCCCGAATTCAGCcaagagtccgctccagaattCAAATAAGAGCCCGCTCCCGAATTCAGCcaagagtccgctccagaattCAAATAAGAGCCAGCTCCAGAATTCAGCcatgagcccactccagagtTCAGCCATGCGCCCGCTCCAGAATTCAGCCACAAGCCTGCTCTAGAATTAAGCCATGAGCTCGCTCCAGAATTCAAataagagcccgctccagaatTCAGacatgagcccgctccagaatTCAAGCTACTAGGGAAGGCAaagcaattttatttatatagcacatttcatacacaatggtaattcaaattAGGGCTGTACGATATATCAGAGAGAATCATTCAAGCTACAGGAGGATCTGCgtactgtaagtgtttttgtgttgtttctagtttgattttagtgctgtgtAGTTGCTAGGAAGTTTGTTTACTGACTTCATGTGGCAAATCGCGTCTGTTCTCATTTCACTCCGAGCCAGTAAGGCGTGGCCAAAGCTTTACTATTTAAacagttgtttttttctatGGTGCTGGATTGTAGGGTTAAAATGCATTGTTGTAACATGCGTTACTGAGATTGTAACGAGTATAATATTACccaaattttattattaatgcgTTATATTACTGCGTTACAACAAAAAGTAATATATAATTGTAAAACAATTACTTTTGTGTTGTGTTACTCCCAACACTTTTAGCCAACATAATCTGatcacattttttcttgtttttgctgccataaaaaaaaaaaaaactgttaaaaagtcaagagtcaaactgcccaacttaaacaaacactgatcaccataatggttAAACTATATTTtagataaaacatcaacatctaaacctttGTTAATTCTCAATTAGAACTTTTGCAGacatgtgacagaaataaagtcaaacttGTTTGAAGCTGATAATTCTCTGTGtagagttgtttaatcctcctctgctggGATCTTGATATATTTAATGCTGTACAGTCTTATATTAATGACAACTGAGATCCCCCAGTGTGACATGGCTTACAGCAGGGATCATGTTCGTACAATCTGACAAGAAACAATCATAAAAGActattataaatcatacagtgtGAACCCGGTTTAAGactgtggctggaagtcagttgtagttcttgtgttatTTCTCGTCTCttttctttatttctctttccttcagtgattctgcttctGCAGATGTTCGTCACTAATGCTCAGTCATCACTtgattaatcacttaattatcatTAATTCCACACTGCTTCAGGGGCTGTTTCAACTCCATTTTTCTGGTAAAAAGTGTTCACTTAACACTGGAGATTTTTCTGTGAAGAGcaataaataaaacaccaaAATAAAGGGCCTTGAGTGTTTTTATGATCAATATTTATGTTCTCATAgtctttttgatcaaatgtttTCAAGCATTACACTTGAGAGATTCAATGCTATTTaattttgaatgcattttgttcaAATTTAACCTGAAGAAATCCTAATGAAGTCATCTGACTCGTTTGAACACACCCATGTGATCATAAACTCCACCCTCTTACAACACTAACCAGGAAGAGACTGACTCATTTCAGCTTTCTGTCAGACTGACTCTCGTGTCTCgacaaaagcaataaaaaatCAGCAAtcagtggagaaaaaaaaaaaatgacagcagACAGCAGATCTTTGTGGTTCTCGAGGTTATTCGTTTTTTAAACTGTCATTCAGGAAGTGAAAGTAAAGTTTATATTGCTGGAGCTCAAACAGTGAAAATGGCTTCAGCAGCTGAAGACGATTATATTTGTCCTGTATGTCATGAAATCTTCAAGGATCCTGTTCTTCTATCATGTAGTCACAGTTTCTGTAAAGAGTGTCTTCAACAGTTCTGGAGAACCAAGAAAACTCAGGAGTGTCCTGTCTGCAGGAGAGCCTCACAACACGAACCTCCTCTTAATCTGGCGTTAAAAAACTTGTGTGAGTCGTTCCTGATAGAGAGAAATGAGAGGCGTTCATCAGGATCTGAGGAGATCTGCAGTTTACACAGTGAGAAACTCAAACTCTTCTGTCTGGAGGACAAACAGCCTGTGTGTTTAGTGTGCAGAGATTCACAGAAACATGACAATCATAAATTCAGACCCATCAGTGAAGTGGTTTCATCGTATAAGGTAAGAGAAATGACTCTTGTTTCACGTGTAAAGAGATAATTAGTCAATTTAGAGGGAGGCCCCTAAAAACAACTTCTGCCCCTCCAGTGATGTTCCTGCTTCCTGAAACAGAAAGTTACTTAAATAAATAGTATTGTCATTTACAAACTGTACTTTGTGTTCACTGCCTTTGTTTTATAGTAGATTTTAATTTCTGAATCAGTTTAATATGAGATGTTCACAAAAACAGAAGAAATCAGGATTGGGCAAATATGTTTCCACATTGTATGATCATATCACTATCTTCACTGTAATCtggtgttttctgtgtttttgctcaattCTAGGAGGAGCTCAATACAGCACTGAAGTCCTTACAAGAGAAACTTCAACACAATGAAGAAATGAAAGGAGAGTTTGAGAAAACAGTTCAACACATCAAGGTGTGGAAACAGAATCAGAGTCATTTTCATTACAGCTGTAGGATCACTATATACAGTTATGATctgatatatttaatataatggaTTCCAGTTTATTATTTCTGTAAATAATGAGCATCAATCTGCTTCTGGATCCGCTATATGTCGGTATCTGAGTTTATCTCTGATATTAATGATGTGAAGTGTTGATGTGTGTTGGAGATGATTGAAGTGAATGTGAATCTGATTTCAGTCTCAAGCTGAGCACACAGAGCGTCAGATTAAACAGCAGTTTGAGAAGCTTCATCAGTTTCTCAGAGATGAAGAAGAAGCTACAATCACTGCTCTGAGGGAGGAAGAGGAGCAGAAGAAGCAGATGATGAAGGAGAAGCTGGAGGAGATGAACAGACACATCTCAGCTCTTTCACACACAATCAAAGACATGGAGGAGATGATGAAAGCCAATGACGTCTGCTTTCTGAAGGTCTGATTTCAGATCATTGGTTGCTCATTGGTTCATTGATTGAGTTCTTGATGATAAATGGTGTGTTTGTTCTGCAGGAGTTTCCAGTCTCAATGGAAAGGTGAGTAATCTGCTCCTGTCTCTGGTCTCTCTGGTTCTGATCCAAAGCCACTGCAGTTCTGACTCCTGAATGTTCTTCCAGAGTCCAGAGCTCACAGCCGGATCCACAGATGGCTTCTGGAGCTTTGATTGATGTGCCACGTTACTTGGGCAACCTGCCGTTCAGAGTCTGGAAGAAGATGCAGGACATCGTCCAAAACAGTGAGTCTGACTGCAGAAGATCTGAGCTGGAAATGAGGGATGAAATTGCCTcaattttttttgagttttgccaacttatttgggtttacagtgaaCTTTGAGTTGCATTAAATTaagaagaacaaaacactaaatatatatttttatttaaattaatttttatttttaatttacagcTAGCTATGCTTactgatgatttttaactttgCAAACTTACAAAAATAGAGGCAATCATTTGCCTCAAATTTATTGAGTTAGTAGAACTTGCCTGGGTTTACAGTGTAAGGAAACACTTGTACGATCCCTGGTCTAGGTCAAGATTGCAACATAAATGACACAACAATGTCTTCATGATCACTTGAAAACTAACTTCCCCACAATAAAACTAACTTCCCTGTAACTCAaattaaagaaacaaaacatacaGCAACATAACCTAACTCTGTATCTGCccaaaaaaaggagaaaagctGGTGGCCTGTTGGCCAACAAAAGAAACAAGGCACTCACCCCCTACGGCTTCCCAAGAAGATTAAGATGTTACAAGCATGGTCAGTAGGGCATTGAGGTTATAGACATAAGGCTCTCACAATCAAAAGATGCTGTTGGAGCATAAATCACAATGTGTACCAACATTTTCAGAGCACCCTCCAGAGGAATCCCGGGCAAATTTATAGTCCGGATCTCCCCTGCGGTCCAATCACCAGCAGCCTCTTATTATGCCCTGGACCAATCCTGAAAGAGAAATGGATAGCAGGAACAGCAAAACAAAGTATATACTGCTTCATAGCCGTAACACACTATGAAATGCCTGTGTTTTGCTCTAATCATTTAAACCAAGGATCCACAAAGAGCTTTTATCATGTACCAAAAGTTGTTGTTCATCAGGGGGTTTCCTTTAGAGAACTGTTTAAACCAGGAGTCTCAAACTGTCTGGGGGCCGTTGCTGTGATTGAGACCTCAAATGACCcccgggccggcagtttgagaccactggttTAAGTGATTAAAATAGACTTTATATATTGTATAGACACATAATGCAGACAATCCCATATTTATATAGACATTCCCAGAAATTACTCCTTAAAGTCTCATACTTGAGGTGTTT
The window above is part of the Chanodichthys erythropterus isolate Z2021 chromosome 3, ASM2448905v1, whole genome shotgun sequence genome. Proteins encoded here:
- the LOC137017001 gene encoding zinc-binding protein A33-like, with protein sequence MASAAEDDYICPVCHEIFKDPVLLSCSHSFCKECLQQFWRTKKTQECPVCRRASQHEPPLNLALKNLCESFLIERNERRSSGSEEICSLHSEKLKLFCLEDKQPVCLVCRDSQKHDNHKFRPISEVVSSYKEELNTALKSLQEKLQHNEEMKGEFEKTVQHIKSQAEHTERQIKQQFEKLHQFLRDEEEATITALREEEEQKKQMMKEKLEEMNRHISALSHTIKDMEEMMKANDVCFLKEFPVSMERVQSSQPDPQMASGALIDVPRYLGNLPFRVWKKMQDIVQNTPVILDPNTANKRLVLSDDLTSVRYSRIDQPVPHNPERFDLDFCVLGSEGFNSGTHCWNVEVKGSSWWILGVTTASNQRKGLDFFNTDDIWSVEYDVEGLDEPCGFRVKRKLDRVRVNLDYDGGMVSFSDPVTNTHLHTFTTTFTDTLFPFFSCYDGSLRIL